In Chryseobacterium gleum, a single genomic region encodes these proteins:
- a CDS encoding diphosphomevalonate/mevalonate 3,5-bisphosphate decarboxylase family protein codes for MTTQEFIGKENFTIHTQTVSESCPSNIALIKYWGKYADQIPANPSISYTLNHCKTNTSMEFVANEPFSVQTFLAGNEEVKFAEKIEKYFRNIEQYLPWILKGKYIIRTENTFPHSSGIASSASGFGAIAKCLMALDASFTEKTSEEESLRKASFLARLGSGSACRSLYNGLVVWGETDEVEESSDLFGVQYPDTEIHEIFKNFNDWVLLIHEGQKSVSSTVGHGLMKTNPYAERRFQEARENFVPMKEILKNGDMERFIKLVEHEALTLHAMMMMSDPAFILMKTGTLEVINKIWDFRRETGSPLFFTLDAGANVHLLFPNNGSEEQIKAFIEAELLQHTQKNGVVKDVMRF; via the coding sequence ATGACGACACAAGAATTTATAGGAAAAGAAAATTTCACCATTCATACACAAACGGTTTCAGAGAGCTGCCCGTCTAATATTGCCCTGATTAAATACTGGGGAAAATATGCTGATCAGATTCCAGCCAACCCAAGTATCAGTTATACTTTAAATCATTGTAAAACCAATACTTCAATGGAATTTGTGGCTAATGAACCTTTTTCAGTACAAACCTTCCTTGCTGGAAACGAAGAGGTGAAATTTGCCGAAAAAATTGAAAAATATTTCAGAAATATAGAGCAATACCTTCCATGGATTTTAAAAGGTAAATATATCATCAGAACAGAAAATACATTTCCGCACAGCTCCGGGATTGCAAGCTCTGCTTCAGGATTTGGAGCGATAGCAAAATGTCTTATGGCTTTGGATGCTTCATTTACAGAAAAAACCTCTGAAGAAGAATCTTTGAGAAAAGCTTCATTTCTGGCAAGATTGGGAAGCGGAAGTGCATGCAGAAGCTTATACAACGGGCTTGTGGTATGGGGAGAAACGGATGAGGTAGAAGAAAGTTCTGATCTGTTCGGGGTGCAGTATCCGGATACTGAAATTCATGAAATTTTCAAAAACTTTAATGATTGGGTGCTGCTGATTCATGAAGGGCAAAAAAGTGTTTCTTCAACGGTAGGACACGGGCTGATGAAAACCAATCCTTATGCTGAAAGAAGATTTCAGGAAGCCAGGGAAAACTTTGTTCCTATGAAAGAAATCCTGAAAAACGGAGATATGGAGCGTTTTATCAAGCTGGTAGAACATGAAGCGCTTACACTGCATGCCATGATGATGATGAGTGATCCTGCTTTTATCCTGATGAAAACCGGAACGTTGGAAGTCATTAATAAAATCTGGGATTTCAGAAGAGAGACCGGATCCCCTTTATTCTTCACGTTGGATGCAGGAGCGAATGTTCATCTTCTGTTTCCAAACAACGGTTCTGAGGAACAGATCAAAGCATTCATAGAAGCTGAATTATTACAACACACTCAGAAGAATGGAGTAGTAAAGGATGTGATGAGATTTTAA